The Opitutales bacterium ASA1 genome window below encodes:
- a CDS encoding glycoside hydrolase family 3 N-terminal domain-containing protein, producing the protein MGFGSTMAGWIRFGTLLIVTSASTSEGAPPYRRAEATIEARVEDLLARMTLEEKLDQLHQCGTADLNPNNLASRADEFRATYGSYILGGSPTVLETRNGLQRRAVEESRLGVPAVFAADVIHGWRTILPIPLAQACSWDPVLVEAGAALAAAEASAHGIDWTFAPMLDHCVDPRWGRIAETFGESPWASSMFAAASVRGYQGEDPAERGRVASCLKHYVGYGASEGGRDYSFTDISRQALWEWHLPAFEAGVRAGAASVMSAFNDLSGIPTSANPYTLGTVLREQWGFDGVVVSDWNSVLQLVRQGFARDGADAAAAAIRAGVDVDMADGLYREHLAAHVSSGRIPMETIDDAVRRVLRLKFRLGLFERPYAERNHFTDTRPDTERGAVALALATRSIVLLRNDGTLPIGGDARIALIGPLATERAALLGSWAQYGQPDETATIAEAIERIGRGRVVVTSVTEGCPIIGDGEGKDFSAAVAAAVASDMVVLCLGEHAWMSGENASRASLSLAGDQLALARALLDIGRPVVLVLVSGRPLEIESIAPRCAAIVAAWQGGSKAAEALASILLGDANPSGRLAITWPRVTGQIPVHHGSRPRARGGDEGAYRDIEDSPLFPFGHGLSYTDFEHGPIRLSAAQTTLDGTIEARVLVRNAGARDGTETVLWMMQDPVARITRPAEVLRHFETAEISTGEAREFVFRIEPRVHLSYPDEEGRRLLDTGLVRLRVGRQVVEFEVVE; encoded by the coding sequence ATGGGCTTCGGAAGCACGATGGCCGGGTGGATCCGATTCGGCACACTGCTCATCGTGACGAGTGCTTCGACATCGGAAGGTGCGCCTCCGTATCGCCGGGCCGAGGCGACGATCGAGGCACGCGTCGAGGACCTGCTCGCACGGATGACGCTGGAGGAGAAGCTGGACCAGCTCCATCAGTGCGGCACGGCGGATCTCAACCCCAACAATCTCGCTTCGCGCGCCGACGAGTTTCGCGCGACCTACGGCTCGTACATTCTGGGAGGTTCGCCGACGGTGCTGGAGACGCGAAACGGGTTGCAGCGTCGGGCCGTGGAAGAATCGCGATTGGGTGTTCCGGCGGTGTTCGCAGCCGACGTGATCCACGGATGGAGGACGATCTTGCCGATACCATTGGCGCAGGCGTGCTCGTGGGATCCGGTACTCGTCGAAGCAGGCGCAGCACTCGCGGCCGCCGAGGCGAGCGCGCACGGCATCGATTGGACCTTCGCGCCGATGCTCGATCATTGCGTCGATCCGCGCTGGGGACGGATCGCGGAAACATTCGGAGAGTCGCCATGGGCGTCTTCGATGTTCGCTGCCGCATCCGTGCGCGGGTACCAAGGCGAGGATCCCGCGGAGCGAGGCCGCGTGGCGTCGTGCTTGAAACACTACGTGGGTTACGGGGCGTCGGAAGGGGGGCGGGACTACAGTTTCACCGACATCTCGCGGCAGGCACTTTGGGAATGGCACCTGCCCGCTTTCGAGGCCGGCGTGCGCGCGGGCGCGGCGTCGGTCATGAGCGCGTTCAACGATCTTTCGGGTATCCCGACGAGCGCGAATCCGTACACGTTGGGGACTGTCTTGCGGGAGCAGTGGGGTTTCGACGGTGTGGTGGTCTCGGATTGGAACTCGGTTCTGCAACTCGTGCGGCAGGGTTTCGCTCGGGACGGCGCGGACGCGGCCGCGGCGGCGATTCGAGCAGGCGTGGACGTGGACATGGCCGACGGGCTCTACCGCGAACACTTGGCGGCGCACGTCTCGAGCGGCCGCATCCCGATGGAAACCATCGACGATGCGGTAAGGCGCGTGTTGCGTCTCAAGTTTCGGCTGGGCCTGTTCGAACGTCCTTACGCCGAGCGTAACCACTTCACGGATACGCGGCCGGACACGGAGCGCGGTGCGGTGGCTCTCGCGCTCGCCACCCGTTCGATCGTGCTGTTGCGCAACGACGGCACGTTGCCGATCGGTGGCGACGCGAGGATCGCGCTCATCGGGCCGTTGGCCACGGAAAGGGCGGCTCTGCTCGGATCTTGGGCCCAATACGGTCAGCCGGACGAAACTGCGACGATCGCGGAGGCGATCGAGCGCATCGGTCGGGGCCGCGTGGTGGTGACGTCGGTCACGGAGGGGTGCCCGATCATCGGAGACGGGGAAGGAAAGGACTTCTCCGCCGCCGTAGCCGCCGCGGTGGCATCGGACATGGTCGTGCTCTGCCTCGGCGAGCACGCATGGATGAGTGGCGAGAATGCGTCTCGGGCCAGTCTCTCGTTGGCAGGAGATCAGCTCGCTCTCGCCAGAGCGTTGTTGGATATCGGACGTCCGGTCGTGTTGGTGCTCGTTTCGGGGCGTCCCCTTGAGATCGAAAGCATCGCGCCGCGTTGTGCGGCGATCGTCGCGGCTTGGCAGGGCGGATCGAAGGCGGCGGAGGCGCTCGCGAGCATTCTACTCGGAGACGCGAATCCGTCGGGTCGGCTGGCGATCACGTGGCCGCGCGTGACCGGACAAATCCCGGTTCACCATGGATCGCGGCCGCGTGCGCGAGGCGGTGACGAAGGCGCATATCGGGACATCGAGGATTCGCCGCTGTTTCCGTTCGGGCACGGCCTGAGTTACACGGATTTCGAACACGGTCCGATCCGGCTGTCGGCAGCGCAGACGACGCTCGACGGGACGATCGAGGCCCGCGTGCTCGTGCGCAACGCGGGTGCCCGTGACGGGACCGAGACCGTGCTCTGGATGATGCAGGATCCTGTGGCGCGCATCACGCGACCGGCCGAGGTGTTGCGCCATTTCGAGACCGCCGAGATCTCGACGGGTGAGGCGCGCGAGTTCGTGTTTCGCATCGAGCCGAGAGTGCATCTCTCGTATCCCGACGAGGAGGGGCGGCGTTTGCTCGATACCGGCCTGGTGCGGCTGCGCGTCGGCAGGCAGGTGGTGGAGTTCGAAGTGGTGGAGTAG